In the Lysinibacillus sp. PLM2 genome, one interval contains:
- a CDS encoding multidrug transporter: MKYSFIYPLLIVLASSSYGILSTIIKVAMGHGFTSQEAVTSQYVIGFLLILILFLITQKTFPKLNKRALLIIVGAGLFTGTTGIVYGESLNYLPASLAVVLLFQFTWIGMLIDCIIRKRYPSKAEGTGLVFLFLGTILAAGLIDVNLSNIPWQGWVFGFAAAVSFAIFIQFNSLPVEGVTTIARTMMMSFIALIIVSIFLSPEIIWNGKLFGENLWLYGLILGFFGIIFPIQLFSIAAPKVGGGLTSILSATELPVAVLASVVVLHESLSILQIIGILLVLTGMILPTVIAQRKNSDLYNI; encoded by the coding sequence ATGAAATACAGTTTTATTTATCCACTACTTATTGTTCTAGCATCAAGTAGCTATGGAATTCTTTCAACCATTATTAAAGTTGCAATGGGTCATGGATTTACTTCACAGGAAGCTGTCACGAGCCAATATGTGATTGGCTTTTTATTAATTTTAATTTTATTTTTAATTACACAAAAAACCTTTCCTAAACTTAATAAAAGGGCACTTTTAATCATAGTTGGTGCAGGACTATTTACAGGTACAACAGGCATTGTTTATGGAGAATCTTTAAATTACTTACCTGCATCTCTTGCAGTAGTTTTACTTTTTCAATTTACTTGGATTGGTATGCTAATAGACTGTATTATTCGAAAAAGATATCCTAGTAAAGCAGAAGGAACCGGGCTTGTATTTTTATTTTTAGGTACAATTTTAGCAGCAGGTTTGATTGATGTTAATTTATCTAATATTCCATGGCAAGGTTGGGTATTTGGATTTGCTGCTGCTGTTAGCTTTGCAATCTTTATCCAATTTAACTCCTTACCTGTGGAGGGTGTCACAACCATTGCACGTACAATGATGATGTCGTTTATTGCACTAATCATCGTGAGTATTTTTTTGTCACCAGAGATTATATGGAATGGGAAATTATTTGGTGAAAATTTATGGTTATACGGTCTCATTTTAGGTTTCTTTGGAATCATTTTCCCTATACAACTGTTCTCTATAGCTGCTCCAAAGGTTGGAGGGGGCTTAACATCTATTTTAAGCGCGACAGAATTACCTGTAGCAGTACTCGCCTCTGTCGTAGTTTTACACGAGTCATTATCAATCCTGCAAATCATTGGTATTTTACTCGTCTTAACCGGGATGATTCTACCAACGGTTATAGCCCAAAGGAAAAATTCTGATTTGTATAACATTTAG